From the Verrucomicrobiota bacterium JB022 genome, one window contains:
- a CDS encoding response regulator transcription factor: MKLKIVYAEDHQLVQQGITHLLQKNSEYEIVAAAHDGAQALRLCDQFQPDILLLDLILPKLNGLEVIRQVKARSPKIAIVVLTMQTNISYVLEALKSGAKGYILKDSAWEELLDGLRTVAKGQRFLCKALSQKAIEALVEHPPKEEGNVMDTLTMRERMVLDMAANGASAGEIAQHLGISPRTAETHRGNLMKKLGLHSQTDLVRFAIRHQLIEL, translated from the coding sequence ATGAAGCTGAAAATTGTCTACGCTGAAGACCATCAACTCGTCCAACAGGGCATAACTCATCTACTACAGAAAAACTCGGAATATGAAATCGTGGCCGCCGCCCACGATGGCGCTCAGGCATTGCGTCTTTGCGATCAGTTTCAACCCGACATCCTGCTGCTCGATCTCATCCTGCCCAAACTGAATGGTCTGGAGGTGATCCGACAGGTCAAGGCGCGCAGCCCCAAGATCGCCATCGTGGTGCTCACGATGCAGACAAATATCTCTTACGTCCTCGAAGCGCTCAAATCGGGCGCGAAAGGCTACATCCTGAAAGATTCTGCCTGGGAGGAGCTGCTCGATGGGCTTCGTACCGTGGCCAAGGGGCAGCGCTTTCTCTGCAAGGCGCTCTCCCAAAAAGCGATCGAGGCCTTGGTGGAGCATCCGCCCAAGGAAGAGGGTAACGTGATGGATACGCTGACGATGCGCGAGCGTATGGTGTTGGACATGGCGGCCAATGGCGCCTCGGCGGGGGAAATCGCGCAACACTTGGGTATCAGCCCTCGAACGGCGGAGACGCATCGTGGCAACCTGATGAAGAAGCTGGGGCTGCACTCCCAGACCGATCTGGTCCGTTTTGCCATCCGCCACCAGCTGATCGAGCTCTGA